From the Xylocopa sonorina isolate GNS202 chromosome 9, iyXylSono1_principal, whole genome shotgun sequence genome, the window TGTAATTAACGCGAGGACGCGTCGTTTTGAAATTACTGCAGGTCCTGATTAAATTGCGATTATGTCGGTCACGTTTTTGGTGCGTGATACGATTTGCGTACTGTCTACCAGTTTCTAGTAACTTCCGACCTGATATCGATCttcctcggcgaggatcataATTTCGTTTGCTTTTTTACCATGATTTACAAATTTCTTGATCCATTCGTGCGGCGAAAGTTGTCTCTTTCTTGTTTGGTTAATACCTTCTAAGGGTTATCATCGTTTTACAGATCTCAATTCATCACTTTGGTCTTTGGATAGATCGTTGACGTTGAAATGGCACAAGAAGCTGATATACCCACTTTCAAATGCGTACTGGTCGGCGACGGTGGTACTGGGAAAACCACGTTTGTCAAACGGCATTTAACCGGTGAATTTGAAAAGAAGTATGTCGCAACGTTGGGTGTAGAGGTGCATCCACTCATCTTTCACACGAACCGCGGTCCGATTCGTTTCAATGTCTGGGACACGGCCGGTCAAGAAAAGTTCGGTGGTCTCAGGGATGGGTATTACATTCAAGGACAATGTGCTGTAATCATGTTCGATGTTACGTCGAGAGTTACGTACAAAAATGTACCCAATTGGCACAGAGATTTGGTTCGAGTATGTGAAAATATACCTATCGTGCTGTGCGGTAATAAAGTTGACATTAAGGACAGAAAAGTAAAGGCCAAGAGCATCGTTTTCCATAGAAAGAAGAATTTGCAGGTAAAACGTTATTTTAGTCAAACGTAAAGATTGCGAGGAAGGTTTGGTATTATAAGTTTTGTTCCCATTTTGTAATGCAATTCTGATGATAGTACGTGAAACTTATAAACCATGATGTCCGTCCTTCTAATCTGATTGTTTATTCCGAGCTGATGATGTAACGTGCACGTAAAGCGTAAAATTATTTTTCCCATATTTTTCTAGTACTACGATATCAGTGCCAAGAGCAACTACAATTTCGAGAAGCCTTTCTTATGGTTGGCGCGAAAATTGATCGGCGATCCAAATCTCGAATTCGTTGCGATGCCGGCTCTTCTTCCACCAGAAGTTACAATGGACCCACAATGGCAGCAACAGATCGAAAAGGACCTCAAAGAAGCCCAGGAGACTGCGTTACCAGAAGACGATGAGGATCTTTAGTTTGTTACATCGCGTGTATGCTATTAATAGAGGCAAACTGAAAACAAGCGTATTAAGTACGTTTTGTACTTGTGCCTCTCTATAAATCGAAGATTCTTTCTTAAGTAGAATTAATGCATACGTACACTTTTGTTCCATATTTAACGTAAATTGAGATCGAGGGCTTAACATTGTTTTTGCGCGCAAAACGATGCGTTCCAAGTGCGTGAAAATATCAAAAGAAACGTCGTCAGATAGTATTATCCGATTTGAGCGTATTTTTCATCGGTTTGAAAGTGCGATATAATCGATAGGTACAACAAATGGATGAAAACGTACGCATCGTCTGTAAAAAAAATTGATCGGCATTCGGCGTTGTGCTTACTTCGTTTTCTTTTTCGTAGATGTTATGTATGAGTATGCGTGAGTACACATATGTTAGATGAAACGATGTATTTAATGTAATGGCTGTATAACTTATCGACGAATCAAATTGTTCACCCTTGAAGGCATAGCTTTAAAGCGCAGTCCAACTTTTGTTGCTAATTGTATATTACCTTTTAATGAAACATGGCACGTGAATTGTATGTATTCAAACGAATGATCTCGTTCTGTAAGATAAAAGAAAAGacgcgaataattaattctataGGAAAGAATCTTTCGATACAGTCGAAATGCTAATGTTAGAATTCACTGTTTACATACGCGCGTGCGTACACATACACAAACACACTACATTGTAATGAAGGAATTCTCAAAATAGTTAAATCTTTACCAATTGATA encodes:
- the Ran gene encoding RAN, member RAS oncogene family; protein product: MAQEADIPTFKCVLVGDGGTGKTTFVKRHLTGEFEKKYVATLGVEVHPLIFHTNRGPIRFNVWDTAGQEKFGGLRDGYYIQGQCAVIMFDVTSRVTYKNVPNWHRDLVRVCENIPIVLCGNKVDIKDRKVKAKSIVFHRKKNLQYYDISAKSNYNFEKPFLWLARKLIGDPNLEFVAMPALLPPEVTMDPQWQQQIEKDLKEAQETALPEDDEDL